The region cctggtacacatcatgcaatttcccatcagataaatgGTCGAAATAAAGGTTTTATCCTAGGATTTAAAGTGGACCAATACTCTTGCACAAGAGACAAGGAAAattcaccctgtgtgtatttacaaAGATCATActatctaattctcccttatctgcaagTAAACAGCAGGTGTATATCAAGCCTGTCAGCTCTGTCTAAACTCtgcgctaatatgtaaacacaggaggttaaccctttctgtgcttccAGGAAAACAGGTTGTACCCACACTGCAGGATCTCTGTAGAAGTTCTTTCAGTTGTAATGAAGAAGTAATTTTCTTAAaatgttattgtgctgttgcgcaTCCttcagagcagaaaggaagtcctgagtttaggtccgctttaacataggTGCCGGTTTTAACAACGCATCCGTCAAGTGTTAGTTATTGTCAGGTtctgtttatttttaaagtgtgttattgtaaaaaaaaaagtgtaaagccCCCATATGAAACTTGGCCAGGGCAGTCGGTAACAACCAACTCTGAGGGAGGAATGAGCCTTTGTACAGGATGTCTCAGCCAGTGATCAGCCATGCAGACAGAGTTGTACGATTGCTGGCCGAGTGCATTGTCCTCACCATTTATCCATTGCCACGTGACTTGTGCGCTACTTGAtcgaccccccccccgcacagcaaCAGAACCAGTTGCTAGCCCACAGGTTAGTGACAGGACTGTGCAACCTTAGCCCCGCATTGTCGCCTGAGGAATTGGGTAACGATCCTTCGCTGGCAACTTCTTCTGATGCGTGTAAAGTGACACAATTGTATAGCATCGGCCCCATACTGACGCCCGAGGGATCAGGTAATAATCCCCAACTGGCAACTCTCTCTGatgcatgtgtatggggcttaggTATATGTACTTATACTTAAGCTTACTTAAATagtttaaggctgcttccacacagggacgttacaggcgcacgttagtgcagcctgtaacgctccccaactcacagcaatacaaagtcaatggggctgttcacactgcccacgttgcgttacatgtaatgctgcatgttcttcagaacgtgcagcatactatagcgttccagcggcttaagccgctttagactgtttgcacatgctcagtgttggggcggagaggaggcggggagaggccgctacgtagccgcgcacatggctactcaatatgcactgcactggtggccgctgattggctggcggtaccacgtgatgcggagtgtttcactccgcatcacgtggtcccgccggccaatcagcgccactctcactgccctaatgcggaaagagccgcttaacgcggctcagtCAACGTCCTCTACCAACACCGGCAGTTGTTGCGTTAgcggacgttatgcgaccataacgtccactataacgcaacgtcccggtgtgtaactagcctaaatgaGGATCTGACCAATATAATATTGTAGTTAAGTTACTGATTTTACTTTTGTTAGAAGACAAAACGCTTATCTCTGCCAATGTAAACACTGTCAAAAATAAACCAGAAAAAGCCAGTGCAATATTAGGGCCCATTTTCACTATGGCCGAAAGTGGcataaatctgcagcgtttccccataggTGAGTTGGGCAGGAAACGCTGCCCATTTCTTAAATGTGTTGCCGTCTGAATTGCATTGCGATGCAattctggatggcatgctgcagtttcccgcatgcgcatgcgcgcacccgaATCCCTAATGCTGTGGCAAGGTATTGCTAAGCAATTCAGTCTGCGGCTTTGCAGCAGCACGGGTGCCGCGTCCAAATCGACACCCAtgattgcagtggcgtagctaaggatctgtgggccccgatgcaagttttacaatggggcccccccaagcactctatacataacaattgctacggcgcaccaaaacctgccaattgcaagtacagtgtcagaggtgcaagaaggggatggggaacagtttgttaatgattacactattcaaagtatctatagaagtgattattaggagcacaggaccaatagagagctaatactgtagttgagggagggcccttcggggcccctctggcccaagggccccgatgcggtcgctacctctgcaccccctattgctacgcccctgcatgatTGATTGTAAAATTAATATACCCCTGCAAAAGCAGTGGAGATGCCTCCAACACTCATTATTAGAGCAAAGGTTATCACAGACTgcaacatgtttactataaacaACAATAGTAACAATGTCACTTTGTACTGTGCATTCTGTTGTTTACATGTTTGTGTCTTTAAATAAAGAAAACATTGAAGTGCAGTACATTATTGATCAGGGCTTCATTTTGAGTTATTTTTAATGCACTCAAGTATACGTACACCAATAATTAATACTCCTCACAATTTTGCCCTAACAAAGGCGTGAAGAGGCTATACACACTTTCCACTAGGCATAGCAGGCAGTATTATTTACTGTAATAAAGGAAACTGTCATCACCTTATATACAGTGCTGCAAGAGCTTTAAAAAGAAAAGGAAATTCTCTGTCCATGCATCTATCTCGAGTAAACCCAACCTCACCTCATTACTTTTCAATTTACATCCCCTTCCATGTATAGATCAATTACAGCAACTTATTTTCCTGATCCCCAGACTTCTCCCCGATCAGCAGAAGCAAGTGCCTGACGATGTCATGTGACCAAGCCCACTCTACCATGTGACTTCCTATCACTGccattactctgcttgtcttttcGTACATCGTGAAGCACTTCCTAAAGTGGCGCATGGAAATGACATCACATGGCATCTTATCACTAGGCAACAGTGGGAAACACTCGTGGAGGTAATAAGAATCGGGTATGTTTTTCTGGCTTTCATTCTGTATGTATTCCGTACATATGCCAGCTGGTTTCAGGACAGTGCGGAATGTGCTCAGTGCAAAACAATGAAGCAGCTAATGTCATTTGTTTTGTCATAATTTTTAAGggtaatataaaaaacaaacaaacatgattGCTAGCTGTAGCTTTTTATTATTAAGTTATTTTCCATATCATGATTAATCCTGCAATGAGCGGAGGTGCATCTGTATTACttaaaataaagtttattttatttatctctgtacatttttaaaaatcatAAATAGAGCTTCCTATAATTTATACAACTATACAGATACCTGTTGGTTTTTATAATCATATTTAATGTAATTCATAATATGCAAAACAAAAATAGAATATTTTGCAAATGATTGCCCAACAAACCTTTAAGACCATTTTGAAAAACTTATGTCCAAAACATGTATattcttttttaaaatatttaacatGCACTATTTTATAACTGCCTGAATACATTCACACTGATGCAATGTGTAAACAAAGGACTGCAACACTCATAGTTTGAACACACCCTGTAAAAAATGTACTTGCTTCAGTCCACAAATTACAATACCAATATGTATagaacatttaaagtgaacccgaggtgagagtgatatagaggctgccatatttatttccttttaaccctcctggcggtttgctaaaaaatcgccagggggcagcaaatctttttttttttaattttttttttgttttttcatgtagtctcgctacatgatagccgctgctcagcggcatccccccagcccctccgatcgcctctggcgatcggcgatcgggagatcccgttcaaagaacgggatctcctggagggcttcacccgtcgccatggcgacggggcgggatgacgtcatcgacgtcgtgacgtcaaaggggattccgatccaccccatagagctgcctggcactgattggccaggcagcgcacagtgtctgggggggggggggcggctgcggcgcgacggatagcggcggatcggcgggtagcggcggcgatcgggcactgcacgcagctagcaaagtgctagctgcgtgcagcaaaaaaaaaaattatgcaaatcggcccaacggggcctgagcggtgccttccggcggcatagcccgagctcagctcgggcttaccgccaggaaggttaagcaatgccagttgcctggctgtctggctgatcctctgcctctaatactttcagctatagaccctgaacaagcatttgcagatcaggtgtttctgacattattgtcagatctgacaagcttaGCTGGTGTAAGTCagccactactgaagccaaatagatgagcagaactgccaggcaactggtattgtttaaaaggaaatgcatatggcagccttcatatcactctcacctcgggttcactttaaggtcttgTGGGGGCACCCCATATACAGTGCTTGGTACCTACTGAAAGTGAGCCAAGGAATGACAGCTGGTTAGCCAGCAACTGGGCCATGATTGCTTGTAGCTTATTGATTTCTTTCTACAAAAGAACTGCTTTAGCACAAATTGCTAAAAAAGGAAATGTACGGTACACGTGGATTGTGcaaatgaaaaatacacacttatttttacaaaatatataaaaccttcagtggcgtagctaagaagctgtggaccCCAGTGCACgtttttgcattggggccccccaggctctctatacataacaattgatatggtgcaccaaaacctgccaatggcaactacagtgtaagagatgcaagaaggggaaggggaacagtgtgctaatgatcactgctattctaaTCTAATCTTCTATTCTATAGAAGGGAATATTCtcagcacaggactaataaagagctaatactgtggttgagggtgggcccctcggggaccctctagcccaagggcctcgatgtggtggctacctctgcaccccctattgctacgcccctgaaaacCTTCCCCTCAAGAAATTTTGTATAATGTGTtccttggtggtggtgggggggggggggggtgggggtggggggtggggggggggaaggcattaATGGTCATTAATGCTCCCTAGCACTCTGTCAGTTTGAAATGCCCATGGTAATGTGTGTGGCACTATTAGGTGCTCTCCAGTGTTAGTACAGATTAAATTGCTCTGTGCTGCCTGTGCTGAGCAACTTTACTGCTATTTAGTACATCAGGCCCAGGGTCTGGACTCCCTTACCTAATGGGCTGCTGGAAAAAGCACTTTCATCGGTTAACATAAGTCATTAGCAAAATGACATCTTTCTTAAATCATGTGTCAGCTTATTAATTTGTACAgatccataataatccaacatgcatacagactgtttcggattgtttgatcctcatcagtgcatggcatggattaatttggctctatggagtagggcttgcggttctggaggcgtgtttagcttctaagggtaacaatgattaatttgcatatattcagcagtgatgtactgggagacatctcaagctcactccaacctgaattatcgcaaattctttctgttttaagaaagcaaacttttgtttttcttagcattttagtaagggggcttttaggaccattgtagtcccttacacactccaataagttctgggtcaccatgagcttgctggttagtttgtatctttctttaaagggatactgtaggggggtcgggggaaaataagctgaacttacccggggcttctaatggtcccccgcagacatcctgtgttggcgcagccactccccgatgctccggccccgcctccggttcacttctggaatttctgactttaaagtcagaaaaccactccgcctgcgttgccgtgtcctcgctcccgccgatggcaccaggagtgtatagcagaagcccagtatggtctgtgtctgcgcagtatgctcctggtgccatcagcgggatcgaggacacggcaacgcaggcgcagtggttttctgactttaaagtcagaaattccagaagtgaaccggaggcggggccggagcatcggggagtggctgcgccaacacaggatgtctgcgggggaccattagaagccccgggtaagttcagctcattttcccccgacccccctacagtatccctttaagagattaGAAAACTTTTCTGCATTACTGAGTTGTTGtaatagcagtagagtattgtagtaAGAAAGTGTCAGTGATTTggaagtagcagtagagtattgtataatgttagccataagtaaaagcaagacgttttgaatcaggatgatactatctATTAAATaagtggtatcatcctgattcaaaattttTTGATCTGGAAGTATTTCACtttttgtgtgtctgtatgaAACTGCCACTTATATTCATACTGAAATGAATTATTTTACAGTGGCAGAATGGCATATTATAGTTCTGATGTGAAAGCTGATGGGCATGGGGAAGTGTGGTttgactttgggcctgattctaaGCTCAGGCAGTATGGCTGGAGATGTACCACTAAAGAGGATTCCTATTCCAACAAGACTCTGCTGGGAAACTGGAACCAGGAGCGTTTTGACCTACGCAAAATAGAAGAAAGGAAGCCTTTACCTTCTCAGGTACTAATGGTAAAAGACTAGCATTCAAAATCAGGCTTTTACTGGATACATAATATGATATATTAACATTACCTATCAAAACACTGACCAAAATACATTTGTACATACAGACAGTACATTTGGCATTTCCATAATGGCATGCAAAAGAAAACTTGTGTGCTGAGACATGCAGGATGCTTTATCGTGCACAGTTAAAGGACCgatccagtgaaaaaagtaaacagttaaaatctgTCAAAACCAAGAGGGTTTGGattagtcaatctcctcatgggggattcccagggGTTTCgttgttttcaaaaacatttcctgaacagcagttgctaagtctaaaggTATGTACACACTTCCAACTTTTTCGACCAACTGGTCGTCCGACTTGTCGTTTGAACaacaagttggatgtgtgtacatgctgtcgagcgactgataacaacCAGTTTGCCCGATCCACTCAGCGGATCCACTGGACCAACTATCGTTCAAACGACTGTgaggtccgtacatgtgtacaaacaacTGTGAGGTCCTTACATGTGTACAAACTACTTCCAGTCACAATTTCCAGTCACTGAACCAACCAAATGTATACtttgtgtgcccctaggccaagtatgttgaggctccctttccatgtgcagcagggCCCCTCCCATTACAGGTGCAGCACTCTTTCATGGGTATCAACCATGTAtaaagcccctctctttcattcccTTTTTCATCTGTTGCTCCCTATTTTCAACCTCCTCTGTCTGTCCAGGTGCCCCTgttggctgcagccgcccaaggcccgggcctttgcggccattccagaaatctggccctgcctacaACCAATTTCCAAGAGAACTCACTCCAGTTATAATCCTCCTGTGGTAAAAGTGCAACACATCTACACAGATCTCTCATAAATGTactgcaggctggagacacaaagCTCAACACCTCCATACTAAGGTGCAGAACCCCACAAGATCCAGAAGACCAGAGCAAGAATTCCCATTCCTTCTAACATTAGGAATAGACCATCCATATATATTTTACTGCTGAGAACTCTGAAGTATTTCCATTATTAAAGCTCTTCATGTTGCAGCATTGAGTTAACATTCATTTTCTCTGTTTTCAGTATGCTCACTATTTTGAAACCTCTTATTCTATGGATTACAACTGCAAAGGCAACTCATCTGTGAGGCAAGGTAAACTAACGGGATTCTACCATGCTTAGTAACCATACTATACATTTCTCATATACAGTACATTGCATAATGGAGGagatattaaaagaaaaaaaagaaacaactgaaaaaataaaataattcaaatTCCAGTCATTTTCTGCTGAATCTTTAATATTGATAAACAAACTGCTATCCACTGTGGAAATGGCTTGACTATCTATTAAAAATGTAATGTAGCGCAACCTATGCTGAGCAggctcatccacaaggcaacctaggcaggtgtctgGGGTCTGGTGAGTGTCAAGGGGCACAACAGCCACCCTGTCTAAATACTCTCAATCAGAGGTAGTTAGTCTATGGCCGCATTTCACCCTAATCTGCCTAATGTTCACTATACTGGCCGTGAAACCACAAATATGTTGGCCTTATAtacttatttattgtacttataaagcgccaacatatcacgCAGCGCTGATATATAGTATGTTCTCCGGTGTTTTCCTCCTAATTGGTGAACCTTAGTTTTCAGGTCCAATCTATCTGTAGggtttcaggcctggtgcacaccaagcgtttttggtagtgATTTCAAAAatgctgccgcctgtgaaaaagcttggctaatgtatctcaatgggatggtgcacacctgcggtttgaggtttttagcaaaccgcaaatgttgctcctgcagcatttttggggtttgcagatgcgtttctgcctcaatgtaaagtataggaaaagctcaaaccgctctgaaaaacgctacatcagagcagttttccaggcgtttttgttacagaagctgttcagtaacagctttacagtaacaatatttgtaatctgctacacaaaaatgctccaaaaaatgctaggcatgtgtagaaaatctctctaaacatgcctagaatcgctctgaaacctgctccaaaaacctctagcgttttgcagatctgctagaggtttttagtGGGCACTGGGCCTTACTGTGTTTTTGTAATACAAGAAACTGCAAAGACAAACTGCGGAATAACATTGTCAACTGACTGGCAGAGGCATTTGAGCTTAATATGTATATTTGACTGTTAGCCTGGAATCTAGTTTTATAACAACATTTAACTGTGTGAAAATGTAAGTATATGTGTGATGAAGGTTCCTCGGTCTAGTGTCTCATATCTTGTAGTTAGTATTTTCTCTATTTTATCATAAATGAGATGTTTATTTCTGTATGTGCTTGAGTAACATACAATCATCTCTTTCAGCGATTAAGAGAGAGCCCCATGTATTTCCAGGACATCAGCCAGAATTGGGCCCACCTCAGTACAGAAGTCTCCAAAAGTCCTGTTACATGATGGACTACGACCACTCCTAGCCTCAGCATCCACATACAGTATTTCTAAATGAGAACCTGCATTATATTTATTTGCCATCAATAAATGAATACAATGGCACTAAAAATTATTGTGGAAATGATTTTATATTAAAACCAGCTAATATACAAAACATGCTTTGCAATAAAGAAGGAGGGTGGATCTACGAAATGTGGATTATTGCACTAGCAATTCAAATGGCAAGGCATTGGTTGTGACTGCATCAGAATGGCACAGGCACTGTGTACTGTCTGTGGCACTGAGGTCATCTGGACACAGTCACTAACTACAACAGGCAGCCTCCAATAGGATTACACTAGTTGAGTCCCAGGATTGTGGTGTTTCATCCACACCCGTTCAGGGAAGTTACAGAAGACTGATGTCACCATGGAGGGTACAGTAATTGAATACAGATGGCAAGGTTCTTCATGGAAGTTAACTCCAAGTTTTGGAGAAGAGCCCCGAAAGTTTCAGTCAACATATGAATGTAATATTACAGTATTTGATCTTTTGTTTCACTGGTTTTTATATGTATGGCAAATGGGTACCTCGACTATAACAGGTAGAAGAGGATgactaggagaaaagcgctatataaatattattgttattgttatgtgaATAAGCCAATTTGGTAAAGAATCCACTAGAACAACGTTTCCCAACCAATTGGCAAATGcacggggggattacagctgcccagaatcccccctcagaccagggccggttcagTGTCTAGGGACAGGcataagttgagacaccagaatatctgcatgcatcctgcagctcacagcactgtccctttctttccctgctacagttgactttggatggagcagcagtgtgtgtacagagcgtggagcagctctggggaacttaactgtccggtatgagcacagccctgtgccctgctgtgtgaatgcttcactttccccttcattaccaatgtcagctgtcctcattattatctgtatccaaactgctcctgatcgattccGTTGGCAattgggagcagattggacatgtcggaaaaaaTTGTCAGATTATGTCAGTTGGCCGTGAAATTGTATTAGGTGTACTCATCATGATGTCCTTgcttattattatactgtattatgtgTGGCTAAAGCAGACCTttcaggtacccccccccccccctttaaaatcctgggtttgcccctgcaaccctgacctcaagtaccaccaatagTACATGTTTTGCATGAAACTGCACATATTCACAGGAGGtgggataattagtgtctcagcagagctgattaactacctatggatttccacaaaacatgcactacgGGAGACAATTGAGgaaagggttgggaagccctgcacTAGACCACTCATGTACTCATTAGCCAGGGTGGAGGGGCTTTGAGAATGGAGTGATTGGGTAGCGCAATAACAATCTGTGCATACACTAAAAGACaacttactgtatttttcggaatatagacACACTTTTCCCCAAAACTGGGGAAAAATTGAGTGCTTTTTATATtccaaatgtacaataaaaagtcACACTTATGCATCCAGCTGCCGCTTCACCATGtgcttcgccccccccccccccccctccattaagtCCGTCTCCCTCTTAATGCTGCTCATTAACAATCTGCCCCAATGTCCTCGTCCTGCATCAAGTCCGTCTCCCTCTCAATGCCGCTCATTGACCATCTGCCCTGGACAGACCCCTTTTGGATAAAGTCCGTCTCTCTCTTGCCACGCTTCCCAGCAGCAGACTTCAGTGACCCGCAGTGACAGCGAGAATTGCCCAACTGCAGCAGCcgccgtatacaggaagtaacATCACTACCGTATACCATGGCCGCTGCAATTGGGCAATGCTCGCTGTTACTGCAGGTCACTGATGTATGCTGCTGGGAAACGCCGATAGAGGGAGACGAACTTTATACAAGAGGGGGCCTGCCAGGGGATGATAGTAAATGTGCGGCACCCAGTGGAGGGATGGGGAGGTTTAACTATGGAGGGTTGGCAAAAGCTACCTATGTTAGGGGCTATCTATGCTATGCTAGGGGcaaaggctacctatattaggggaAAATGCTACCTATGCCAAGAGCAAAGGCTACCTATATGGTGGGGGGAGCAAAGGCTATCTATTTTAGGGGCAAAGGCTACCTATCCTAGGGGCGaatgctacctatacttgggagggTAAAAGGCTACCTGAgtgttgtgtagtgtagtgtaactgtGGGCAGCAGGAATTGGTGTAGTGTAGCTTTGAGACAGTTAGGGGGGAAAGGCCTATAAGACGCTAGGCCATGGGGTGTGCAAGGAGCTGAGTGCTTTGCCTAGGGGAAAGGTGTGCCTCTACCCCGTTGGAAGGCATTTTCCAACACTGCTTCCAACAGACCAAGACTACTGACAGGTATAGGGCCAGGAAACTAGAGCTGGACTGatgggcttctaccagcttctTACAGGCCTCCATGCTTGGGGGAGAAAATCAATACCACTAATTAGATCAGTACCTTAAACATCTGAGCTGTGTCCCCTACACTTTTAGATCAATAGTGCAAGAACTCTAGATGCAGATGATTCCAATGAATGAACAAAATCTCTATAGCCAGGCCAGCAATCAATAATAATTAAGAAATGCTGTTCTTTGCTTACATTATCCTGTGataaagtaaccaagcagctcagggtgacccaaactattaggaatatggctgtgtaaaacttaaagctataggcttgctatacaccagcggttctagatgcttgcttggcttaacaagggcgaaaagggataatttgcatatttagtggtagtgcattgtgggtaaccacaaatgttcatttataactgaattattgcagatttccttctgttttaaaaaggcaattaCACCGAATTATCCTGTGATGAATGTATATTACCAGTTTACCCACTAGATGGAGGTATAACATCATAATTCGACCATAGAGTGAACCGTTTCAATCcaatagatttattttttttaaactgtatcttTTAGGATATATATTTGTTACTTAATGTCAATGCACTATTAAACTCCAATTTCTAAATTTTCCATTCAAAAGCATATTTTGaggttaacctcttgccgaccgcgcactcataacgcgcgtcggcaaagtggcagctgcaggaccagcgacgcagatctgcgtcgccggctgcaggctaattaatcaggaagcagccgatcgcgcgagcggctgcttcctgtcaattcacggctgggggctccgtgaatagcctgcgggccgccgatcgcggctcgcaggctaaatgtaaacacaagcggaaataatctgctttgtttacatttgtacaatgctgctaacagtatcagcgttgtaccagatcagcgatccccggctaatcagcggcccggggatcgctgtcacatgacaggcaggagcctgttagaggctgcagaggacagatccgttcctgtgcagcctcggatctctggggaagggtgggaggagagggagagggggaatcctgcggtggagggggctttgaggtgccccccccccccccaccagccacacacaggcaggagcgatcagaccccccccagcacatcatccccctagtggggaaaaaagggggggcgatctggtcgctctgcctggtgtttgatctgtgctgggggctgtagagcccacccagcacagatcagctaaaacaacgctggtccttaagggggggtaaaggctgggtcatcaagtggttaattgtgaattattagtcattttgtcactccaggtgagaaaaccagcatctcaccagaaaataatcgtaatgcagcaatctttcactagaaaataatcataatgcagcaatgtttcaccagaaaataatcgtaatgcagcaatgtttcaccagaaaagaat is a window of Hyperolius riggenbachi isolate aHypRig1 chromosome 6, aHypRig1.pri, whole genome shotgun sequence DNA encoding:
- the CFAP68 gene encoding cilia- and flagella-associated protein 68 isoform X2 yields the protein MEMTSHGILSLGNSGKHSWSGRMAYYSSDVKADGHGEVWFDFGPDSKLRQYGWRCTTKEDSYSNKTLLGNWNQERFDLRKIEERKPLPSQYAHYFETSYSMDYNCKGNSSVRQAIKREPHVFPGHQPELGPPQYRSLQKSCYMMDYDHS
- the CFAP68 gene encoding cilia- and flagella-associated protein 68 isoform X1, with the translated sequence MEMTSHGILSLGNSGKHSWSGRMAYYSSDVKADGHGEVWFDFGPDSKLRQYGWRCTTKEDSYSNKTLLGNWNQERFDLRKIEERKPLPSQVLMYAHYFETSYSMDYNCKGNSSVRQAIKREPHVFPGHQPELGPPQYRSLQKSCYMMDYDHS
- the CFAP68 gene encoding cilia- and flagella-associated protein 68 isoform X3, which gives rise to MAYYSSDVKADGHGEVWFDFGPDSKLRQYGWRCTTKEDSYSNKTLLGNWNQERFDLRKIEERKPLPSQVLMYAHYFETSYSMDYNCKGNSSVRQAIKREPHVFPGHQPELGPPQYRSLQKSCYMMDYDHS